The bacterium nucleotide sequence ATCGGCGGTTGCCTGTATTGTCATGGCGCTGCTTGCAAATTACCCGATAGCGCTCGCTCCGGGTATGGGTGAGAATTTCTTTTTCGTTTTCACCGTGGTGATCGGGATGAGTGTGGCTTGGGAAAAAGCCCTCGGCGCTGTTTTTGTTTCGGGGGTATTGTTCCTGATTCTTACCTTTGTGCGGGTCAGGGAGATGATCATCGATGCGATTCCGGAAAGCCTCAAGAACGCCATTCCGGCCGCCATAGGGATTTTCATAACCTTCATCGGTCTCAGCTACGCCGGAATCGTGATAAAAGACCCCGGAGGCGGTATCGTCGCCCTCGGCGATCTGCGTTCCCCGCCGGTCATTCTTTCCCTGATCGGTTTCATCGTCGTCGTGGCATTCATGATATGGAATATCAAAGGTGCCATGCTGCTCGGCATGATTGTGACCGCGGTTATCGGCATATTCATGGGCGTGGTGAAGTACTCGGGGATTGTGGCGGCACCGCCCTCTATATCGCCCACATTCATGAAACTCGATATCCGGGGCGCCCTGGAGCTGAATTTTATCGGCGTTCTGATCGTATTCCTTCTCATGGACATGTTCGACACCATCGGAACCCTTATCGGAGTCGGTCAGGCAACCGGTATCATGCGGGACGGGAAACTGCCCCGGGCGCAGCGTGCCCTCTTCGCCGATGCTGTCGGCACGGTGACGGGCGCCCTCATGGGTACTTCCACCGTGACATCGTACATCGAAAGCACAACAGGAGTCAGGGAAGGCGGCCGCACCGGTCTCACGGCGGTCGTTGTGGCGGTGCTCATGGTTTGTGCGATATTTTTCAGCCCCCTTGTATCCATGATCGGCGGCGGATACGATGTGTACGACAGCAGCGGCAATTTCCTCTATAAACTGTATCCGGTGATAGCCCCAGTTCTCATTCTCGTCGGCTCGTTCATGGCAAAAACGATACGCCGTCTCGATTTCGACGATCTGACCGAGGTTATTCCGGCCTTCATGACCATCGTGGTGATGACATTGACCTTCAGCATCATGCACGGCCTTGCGGCGGGATTTATCCTCTATCCTGTGCTCAAGCTCCTTTCGGGCAGAACGAGAGAGGCGTCGTGGCTCATGTATCTGCTCGGGGGTATGCTCGTTCTCAAGTATGTGTTTTTAGGGTAAACGAAAAAAAAGACACATAAAACCAGGGTGCACTCTCACCAATGAAAACCCCGCAGCAGAACTGCGGGGTTTTTTACTCTGATATACATGACGACAGTATTTGTTGCGCATCTTATTTATTAGGATAGATACCGAAACGAGTCCGGCATGACCGTCATCCTGAACTTGTTTCAGAATCTTTATTTCTCTATGCTCATTTATAAGTGTTACTCTGATAATCCATGCGGATGCTCATATTCTATAACTTTATCGTCTGCTTTTTCAGCTCGGTTTTGTACGGTCCGACCTGGTATCTGCAGAGGATAATGTATTCAGCGCCAGCCTCCGGGCCAACCCATGTGGCCCCGCAGCTGAAGCCTCACCCATACTCGAAATTGCCCTGAGCCACTACTTCGCCGTCAGCTCTGACGATTCTGTAAGTCGGCTCTTTGGGACGGTTTTTCAGTCTGGAAGACACCGGGATTGCGCTCTTGTTTCCCGAGATACGGCTCAATTCGGACAGGAACTCTCCGCCGGTACCCTCGATATTGAAACTCAGCGATAACCGTGAAGACCTGCCGGTTTTTATCTGTGCATTCGGAATCGACATCTTCGGTATGGCGACGGTCGGCGTGTATGGCTCGCCCAGAGTGAGAATCGCTTCGCTTGCACCGTCCACGGTGATCCACGGGCTTTCCGCTGTCGCGCCGGCGCAGATACGCCAGAGATCCCCCTGTTCATCCTTGCGGAACACCTCGTAGGTCAGCAGACGGTATTTTCCTTTCGGGATCATAATCGTATTGCCCGGCTCATACATTATGAGGCAGTGCTTTTTATCCTCGGTGTAAAGCGACAGCCGTTTTGTCGACATTGTCAGTTTGAGCGGCGCCAGACCTTTTGTTATTTCCGTCAGGGTAACCGTGCCTTTCGCGGTGCTGATATTCATTTCAAACAGCTTGCCGTTCACAAGCAGGTAATCCCCGCATGTCTGGACATCAGAACTTTCCATGGATTCACCGTCGGACAGAAATATATGATCGCCCGCGGTAACAATAATCCGCCTGCCGTACATTCTCATATTGTCCGGTATGAAGAGCCGGTCGTCGAAGCGCCCGTTTACATTGGAATCACCGAGCATAAAAATGTACTTTTTTTCGCCGACCGAAAATTCGCCGCGGTATGAGCAATTGAGCCTTAAATAGGCGTTCAGATACTGGTTGAGTGTATTTTCCTCGATCCCGAACTTTTTAAATCCATTCAGTCCGTTTCCGGAGATTACCGGCCGAAAGCTGTATGGCAGCGATTTGCCGTCGACTTCGACCGTTATGTCCACGGGGGAAAACTGCACCTGACAGTAACTCTTATTGCTGTCGGGTACAATTTTGCCGTCGATGGGAGGATCGTCCGTCAGGTTGCCGTTTCCGTTCGCATCGAAAAAGTAACGGTTATAAAAAAGATCGTCCGCATTTTGCATATCGATGACTGCAAGACGTTCACGATCGCCCAGTTTGATGAGCACATAGACGGGCTTTTTGCTCTTGAACGCGGGTAATTTCCATG carries:
- a CDS encoding NCS2 family permease produces the protein MLEKIFRLRENNTTVQTEIIAGATTFLSMAYIIFFQPALLSHAGMDFGSVMMATCLSSAVACIVMALLANYPIALAPGMGENFFFVFTVVIGMSVAWEKALGAVFVSGVLFLILTFVRVREMIIDAIPESLKNAIPAAIGIFITFIGLSYAGIVIKDPGGGIVALGDLRSPPVILSLIGFIVVVAFMIWNIKGAMLLGMIVTAVIGIFMGVVKYSGIVAAPPSISPTFMKLDIRGALELNFIGVLIVFLLMDMFDTIGTLIGVGQATGIMRDGKLPRAQRALFADAVGTVTGALMGTSTVTSYIESTTGVREGGRTGLTAVVVAVLMVCAIFFSPLVSMIGGGYDVYDSSGNFLYKLYPVIAPVLILVGSFMAKTIRRLDFDDLTEVIPAFMTIVVMTLTFSIMHGLAAGFILYPVLKLLSGRTREASWLMYLLGGMLVLKYVFLG